In a single window of the Gammaproteobacteria bacterium genome:
- a CDS encoding transporter substrate-binding domain-containing protein, whose translation MKKLLFSIILTISFSVNSFTKDAITITYGANYKPFAWGGKGVPFGVQKDFVEEILAKKLGVKVINESCPWARCQKLVKEGLKDGFFTVPTQERAKYTITSSQPFYETHFVMHTSKKTTILNSLKQLLH comes from the coding sequence ATGAAAAAACTATTGTTTTCTATTATTTTAACTATCTCGTTTAGTGTTAATTCTTTCACAAAAGACGCTATTACAATTACTTACGGCGCAAATTATAAACCGTTTGCCTGGGGGGGAAAAGGTGTTCCATTCGGGGTACAGAAGGATTTTGTTGAAGAAATTTTGGCAAAAAAATTAGGGGTCAAGGTCATTAATGAATCCTGCCCATGGGCTCGCTGTCAGAAATTGGTGAAAGAGGGGTTAAAAGATGGTTTCTTTACGGTGCCTACTCAAGAAAGAGCTAAATACACAATAACCAGCAGCCAACCGTTTTATGAAACGCATTTTGTCATGCATACCAGCAAAAAAACCACAATATTGAACAGCTTAAAACAGTTACTTCATTAA